One genomic segment of Dehalogenimonas alkenigignens includes these proteins:
- a CDS encoding ribonuclease H-like domain-containing protein gives MTIACEAYLDIETTGFSPDDCPITVIGIHICRGQDEEFVQLVGDHITPEALLEALRGVEVLYTFNGERFDLPYIRRRLGVDLMAEGIRHCDLMHHCHRQGLRGGLKKVEVSLGIRRRLPNINGYQAVRLWWRYLNDYDDQALETLLEYNKEDTQNLKILRRRLE, from the coding sequence ATGACCATAGCTTGCGAGGCTTACCTGGATATCGAAACCACCGGTTTCTCCCCGGATGATTGTCCCATTACCGTCATCGGCATCCATATTTGCCGCGGCCAAGATGAAGAATTCGTTCAGTTGGTCGGTGACCATATCACCCCCGAAGCCCTGCTCGAAGCGTTACGCGGAGTTGAAGTCCTCTACACCTTCAACGGAGAGCGGTTCGACCTTCCTTATATCCGGCGGCGCCTGGGTGTTGACCTGATGGCTGAGGGTATCCGCCACTGCGATCTGATGCACCATTGCCACCGCCAGGGCTTGCGCGGCGGGCTTAAAAAAGTTGAAGTAAGCCTGGGAATCCGCCGCCGCCTTCCGAACATTAACGGTTACCAGGCGGTCAGGCTTTGGTGGCGTTATCTCAATGATTATGATGACCAAGCCCTGGAGACCCTGTTAGAATATAATAAGGAAGATACCCAAAACCTGAAGATACTCCGCCGACGCCTCGAATAA
- a CDS encoding endonuclease/exonuclease/phosphatase family protein: MRRDEILAKLNVRLPEAVSAIALPALAVALGLQCIRVLISGLTWVLGDRFQLGAFQLGAIAFAVFGVAFLASLLRRKLGYRRVIAASLISLSASAIFVQIWPGDPIFGLIAAGAGTAAFTLFLPVYLDEVRRQEDAAIPLFAAGFLCGLVVDSLLSGAWGTYDPIWQQSAVPVLLTASQVAALMFATVKVWGEIPVSPPGPIRSRSGAWIIVGPFLFLQLLILQNIPSQSTLTGLNTATTYLWLIGAELAGVIGAFFLHTRHADATYLATLFSSGLLVTFAFFPFSTGVMGLALLLLAQVSACYLFFTVVLGMNNTQRGHTMNLSTANGVGMLLLAILILAYYAVYQIALPYENSMLVMVSAVLVSGGALTSLRYSKTRLRVNRKQWAVALLACAVALVPPAVHASTETQPAVPSDEGFPVKVLSYNLHNGFNYIGKLELEALALEIERSGADIVALQEISRGWLVNGRVDMLTWLAERLQMDYFFGPTTGPFWGNALFSRYPIISAQNHQLPSDGLPLQRGFISAKIRVGGENLQVIATHLHHVEEDTETRIGQLLALMAFFNPAERTIIMGDLNAEPSSTEIGLLRGLGIKDVIATIEPPPAYTFSAKDPFQRIDYIWVTPDITFSEPAILTSTASDHFGVMVTITK, encoded by the coding sequence GTGCGCCGCGACGAAATTCTGGCCAAACTAAACGTCCGGCTGCCCGAAGCGGTTTCGGCTATTGCCCTACCCGCCCTGGCAGTAGCGCTGGGGCTGCAATGCATCAGGGTTCTGATATCCGGGTTGACCTGGGTGCTGGGCGACAGGTTCCAGCTGGGTGCTTTCCAACTCGGCGCCATCGCTTTTGCCGTTTTCGGAGTTGCCTTCCTGGCAAGCTTGCTGCGGCGTAAACTGGGATATCGCCGGGTCATTGCGGCGAGCCTGATCAGCCTTTCAGCCTCAGCCATTTTCGTCCAGATATGGCCGGGCGACCCGATTTTCGGCCTGATAGCCGCCGGCGCGGGCACTGCCGCCTTTACTTTGTTCCTGCCGGTCTATCTCGATGAAGTCCGCCGCCAGGAAGATGCCGCCATTCCGCTTTTTGCCGCCGGGTTTCTCTGCGGGCTGGTAGTTGACAGCCTTCTGAGCGGAGCCTGGGGGACATACGATCCAATATGGCAGCAATCCGCGGTGCCGGTACTGCTGACCGCCTCCCAGGTGGCAGCGCTAATGTTTGCCACCGTCAAAGTATGGGGGGAAATCCCAGTTTCGCCGCCCGGGCCGATCAGGAGTCGATCCGGGGCCTGGATAATCGTCGGTCCCTTCCTTTTTCTCCAACTCCTGATCCTCCAAAACATCCCTTCCCAGTCCACTCTCACCGGACTAAACACCGCAACCACCTATTTATGGCTCATCGGGGCGGAACTTGCCGGTGTAATCGGCGCTTTCTTTCTACACACCCGGCATGCCGACGCGACCTATCTGGCGACACTTTTCAGTTCCGGCCTGCTGGTGACCTTCGCCTTTTTCCCCTTCTCCACCGGAGTGATGGGACTGGCGCTCCTGTTATTAGCCCAGGTGTCTGCCTGTTATCTGTTCTTTACAGTAGTTCTTGGTATGAACAACACGCAGCGCGGCCACACAATGAACCTTTCCACCGCCAACGGGGTGGGCATGCTGCTTTTAGCCATCCTGATCCTGGCTTACTACGCGGTATATCAAATCGCGCTGCCATATGAAAATTCGATGCTGGTGATGGTTTCAGCGGTGCTGGTTTCTGGCGGAGCGCTGACCTCACTGCGGTATTCTAAAACCCGGCTAAGGGTAAATCGGAAACAGTGGGCGGTGGCACTGCTGGCTTGCGCCGTCGCCTTAGTGCCCCCGGCGGTCCACGCCTCGACCGAAACCCAACCAGCTGTCCCCAGTGATGAAGGATTCCCGGTTAAAGTACTCTCATACAACCTGCATAACGGTTTCAATTACATTGGAAAATTGGAACTGGAAGCGCTGGCACTGGAGATCGAGCGGAGCGGCGCCGATATCGTCGCTCTCCAGGAAATCTCTCGCGGCTGGCTGGTCAACGGTCGAGTCGATATGCTGACCTGGTTGGCGGAAAGACTCCAAATGGACTATTTTTTTGGCCCGACCACCGGGCCTTTCTGGGGTAACGCTCTTTTCTCCCGGTACCCGATCATCTCCGCCCAGAACCATCAGTTACCGTCAGATGGCCTGCCGCTTCAGCGAGGTTTTATCTCCGCCAAGATTAGAGTTGGCGGTGAGAACTTGCAGGTAATTGCAACCCACCTTCACCATGTCGAGGAAGATACAGAGACCAGAATCGGACAATTATTAGCGTTGATGGCTTTTTTTAACCCGGCAGAGCGTACCATTATCATGGGTGATCTGAACGCCGAACCTTCAAGCACCGAAATCGGTTTGCTGCGGGGTTTAGGTATAAAAGACGTTATCGCAACCATCGAACCGCCGCCGGCATATACTTTTAGCGCGAAGGACCCGTTTCAGCGAATTGATTACATTTGGGTCACGCCTGACATCACCTTCTCCGAACCGGCGATTCTGACCAGCACTGCATCCGACCATTTCGGGGTGATGGTCACCATAACCAAGTAG
- a CDS encoding ABC transporter ATP-binding protein, with product MPEAVVVTTDGLTKIFDEKVTAVNNLNITVRENAIIGFLGPNGAGKTTTIKLLLGLQKPTSGSATVFGMDISKDSLDIRKRVGYLAQDPRFYEYMSARQTLRFVCRFFYQGPVELVEKRINETLDIVGLTRVADRPIKGFSVGERQRLGIAQAYIHAPDLLILDEPAASLDPMGRRDVLELLLQLREKTTILYSTHILSDVQRVSDEVIIINKGELVTQSGIDRLLAGKNSTYSMITRGDVAGLHDSLMSQPWVESISRKAHSGHVDWEIAVKSIELAEGNLLRIALAAEGIFVVDFGRRKHQLEEVFMNLVEGEKVG from the coding sequence ATGCCTGAAGCAGTAGTCGTCACCACCGACGGGCTGACCAAAATATTCGACGAAAAAGTCACGGCGGTTAATAACCTGAACATTACTGTCCGTGAAAATGCCATCATCGGCTTCCTGGGTCCCAACGGCGCCGGCAAGACCACCACCATCAAGCTCCTTCTGGGTCTGCAAAAACCTACCTCCGGCAGTGCCACGGTTTTCGGCATGGACATCAGCAAGGATAGTCTCGACATCAGAAAGCGAGTCGGCTACCTTGCCCAGGACCCACGTTTCTACGAGTATATGTCCGCCCGCCAGACGCTGCGTTTTGTCTGCCGCTTCTTTTATCAGGGTCCTGTTGAATTGGTCGAGAAACGGATAAACGAGACACTGGATATAGTGGGATTGACCCGTGTCGCCGACCGCCCAATAAAAGGTTTTTCGGTCGGCGAACGCCAGCGGCTGGGAATTGCCCAGGCCTATATCCACGCCCCGGACCTACTTATCCTCGACGAACCGGCAGCCTCGCTTGATCCGATGGGCCGGAGAGACGTGTTGGAGCTGCTGCTTCAATTGCGCGAAAAAACAACGATCTTATATTCGACCCACATCCTGTCCGATGTTCAAAGAGTAAGTGACGAAGTCATCATCATCAACAAAGGGGAACTGGTCACCCAGTCGGGTATCGACAGGCTTCTGGCAGGGAAGAATTCGACATATTCGATGATCACACGGGGAGACGTCGCTGGACTTCACGATTCGCTGATGTCGCAGCCATGGGTCGAAAGTATCTCCCGGAAAGCCCACAGCGGACACGTGGATTGGGAAATCGCCGTTAAAAGCATCGAATTAGCCGAAGGCAATCTGCTGCGGATAGCGCTGGCCGCTGAAGGTATCTTTGTTGTTGACTTCGGCCGCAGAAAACACCAACTGGAAGAAGTATTCATGAACCTGGTGGAGGGGGAAAAAGTTGGCTGA
- a CDS encoding DUF5343 domain-containing protein, translated as MNMPVSKTLPPYVSYRTFWNFLDGLKSAVPARIDRSFWGDKLSGSTGGQLIAALKYLKLIDAGGVPTLRLRQIVFAKGPQRSDLLRQLAMEAYPFFLTSLDPASATYSQLEEKLRENFQITSDVGRKCIKFYIGLAGDAAINLAPFVTKKSKSNYSSGAGRKNRRTAAKPADSLEIQPTPTAALPHSNIVVNEATAPLFLPSPSISQMLLAKFPDFDPAWSDEVKLRWFQAFDELLQKVPGAKR; from the coding sequence ATGAATATGCCAGTTTCCAAGACGCTGCCGCCTTATGTTTCTTACCGCACGTTTTGGAATTTTCTGGACGGACTAAAATCCGCCGTACCGGCGCGGATCGATAGAAGTTTTTGGGGCGACAAACTGTCGGGCTCAACCGGCGGTCAGCTAATTGCGGCTTTGAAATATTTGAAGCTGATAGATGCCGGCGGCGTACCGACTTTGCGTTTGCGGCAGATAGTGTTCGCAAAAGGCCCCCAGCGTTCTGATCTGCTGCGCCAGTTGGCTATGGAAGCCTATCCCTTCTTCCTTACATCTCTCGATCCAGCCTCGGCTACCTACTCTCAACTCGAAGAAAAACTGCGCGAGAATTTTCAGATAACTTCCGATGTCGGCCGCAAGTGCATCAAATTCTACATCGGGCTAGCGGGAGATGCCGCGATCAACCTGGCGCCGTTTGTCACTAAAAAATCCAAGTCTAACTACTCATCAGGCGCGGGACGCAAGAACAGGAGAACGGCGGCAAAACCCGCTGATTCTCTGGAAATACAGCCCACGCCGACAGCCGCGCTGCCTCACAGCAACATCGTTGTTAACGAAGCGACCGCGCCTCTTTTTCTGCCGTCCCCGTCAATAAGTCAGATGCTGCTGGCCAAATTCCCCGATTTCGATCCCGCCTGGTCTGACGAAGTGAAATTGCGCTGGTTCCAAGCTTTCGACGAGTTGCTCCAAAAAGTCCCCGGCGCCAAACGGTAG
- the ftsZ gene encoding cell division protein FtsZ, with the protein MAKTIYVPSGARIKVIGCGGAGCNAITRMVREQIRGVEFVAMNTDAQALAITESPMRIQLGEKCTRGLGAGGDNKMGRKAAEESREDILKVVEGSDMVFVTAGMGGGTGTGSAAVVAAAAKATGALTIAVVTKPFGFEGSHRMKVAEEGIEELMPNVDTMILIPNDRLFQICDNKTGVDGAFRMADEVLHHGVQAIAEVITVPGIINLDYADVRAVMKDAGPAWMSIGRGKGNNRAVLAAKEALTSPLLDVSVDGSKGCIFNVVGPDNLTLFEVNEAAEVIRQAVDPEANVIFGVNTDDSMKDEVRLTLIATGFADKSTSVNSRDKEITRLLRNIKTEKELEIPAFLRQRGLVGARRPEPARPTAPASYSTKRW; encoded by the coding sequence ATGGCTAAAACGATCTATGTCCCCAGCGGCGCTAGAATCAAGGTCATCGGTTGCGGCGGTGCCGGCTGCAACGCCATCACCCGCATGGTCCGGGAGCAGATTCGCGGTGTTGAATTTGTTGCCATGAACACCGACGCCCAGGCTCTGGCTATCACAGAATCCCCGATGCGGATCCAGCTGGGTGAAAAATGCACCCGCGGCCTCGGCGCCGGTGGTGATAACAAAATGGGCCGTAAAGCGGCCGAAGAAAGCCGCGAGGATATCCTGAAGGTTGTCGAGGGTTCCGACATGGTATTCGTCACCGCCGGCATGGGCGGCGGCACCGGCACCGGTTCGGCGGCTGTGGTTGCAGCCGCGGCCAAGGCGACTGGCGCTCTTACCATCGCTGTGGTCACCAAGCCCTTCGGATTTGAAGGCTCCCACCGCATGAAGGTTGCCGAAGAGGGCATCGAAGAACTGATGCCCAATGTCGATACCATGATCCTTATTCCCAATGACCGCCTGTTCCAGATTTGCGACAACAAGACCGGCGTCGATGGCGCTTTCCGCATGGCTGATGAGGTCCTGCATCACGGCGTTCAGGCTATCGCTGAGGTCATCACCGTCCCCGGCATCATCAACCTGGACTATGCCGATGTCCGCGCCGTGATGAAAGATGCCGGCCCGGCCTGGATGAGCATTGGTCGCGGCAAGGGCAACAACCGTGCCGTTCTGGCCGCCAAAGAGGCGCTCACCAGCCCGCTGCTTGATGTCTCCGTTGACGGTTCCAAAGGTTGTATCTTCAACGTCGTCGGGCCCGATAACCTGACTCTGTTCGAAGTCAACGAAGCGGCTGAAGTCATCCGTCAGGCCGTTGACCCGGAAGCCAACGTTATCTTCGGCGTCAACACCGATGACTCGATGAAAGATGAAGTCCGCTTGACCCTGATCGCTACCGGGTTTGCCGACAAGTCGACTTCGGTCAACTCCCGCGATAAGGAAATTACCCGCCTTCTCCGCAATATCAAGACAGAAAAAGAACTGGAGATCCCGGCTTTCCTGCGGCAGCGCGGTCTCGTCGGCGCCCGCCGGCCAGAACCGGCCCGCCCGACTGCGCCCGCTTCATATAGCACCAAACGGTGGTAA
- a CDS encoding cell division protein FtsA, with the protein MKERVSAIDIGADRICTVVAEASQLGVSVLGIGVAPSRGLQKGMVVNLDEARQSIRSSLALAERSSGHRIDSAVISITGNHQHRGVIALIKEILPGLREPENQSAGQLPKGFITEIKRVPQNVHQQHIENLGVRLTERLREVAGAR; encoded by the coding sequence GTGAAGGAACGAGTGTCGGCGATAGATATCGGTGCCGATAGGATATGTACAGTGGTTGCTGAGGCCAGCCAACTGGGAGTATCCGTCCTCGGCATCGGGGTCGCACCCTCCAGGGGTCTCCAAAAAGGTATGGTGGTCAATCTGGATGAAGCTCGCCAGTCCATCCGGAGTTCACTGGCACTGGCGGAAAGATCTTCCGGGCATCGAATTGACTCGGCGGTGATCAGCATCACCGGCAATCATCAGCACCGTGGTGTCATCGCTCTTATAAAGGAAATCCTGCCGGGGCTGCGCGAGCCGGAGAATCAGAGCGCCGGGCAGCTGCCCAAGGGGTTCATCACGGAGATAAAGAGGGTTCCTCAAAACGTCCACCAGCAGCATATTGAAAACTTGGGAGTCAGGCTAACCGAACGCCTGCGCGAGGTCGCCGGCGCCAGGTAG
- the hemW gene encoding radical SAM family heme chaperone HemW: MTSELSLYFHIPFCRRKCSYCSFISYAGREGQVVDYVEALIIELRLTRRPGAVVRTIYFGGGTPSLLSAGDVGRILDAVRQYYHVDSRVEITLEANPGTVDEDYLRRLRQVGVNRLSLGVQSLDDGELIFLGRLHTAVDAKRTVEKARAAGFTNLSLDFIYGLPSRCLTDWDSMLDGIIALGADHLSLYGLTLEPGTKLGEAAARGELPAVDPDRAASEYELASARLSAAGYQNYEISNWSKVGFESRHNLVYWRRGEYRGLGVAAHSLIDERRIANTDSLDGYVGALASGNLPPHEIEIIGQAGALSESVILGLRLADGISLDDIGRQYKIDLYSRYAAVIGELSGFGLVEVSGGRLQLTPRGRLLGNEVFIRFLPDE, from the coding sequence ATGACATCTGAACTCTCCCTGTATTTCCATATCCCGTTCTGCCGGCGTAAATGCAGCTATTGTTCGTTTATCTCCTATGCAGGACGGGAGGGTCAGGTCGTGGATTATGTTGAAGCGCTTATAATAGAACTGCGGCTAACTCGACGTCCCGGTGCTGTCGTTCGAACTATCTATTTCGGCGGCGGCACGCCCAGCTTGCTGTCAGCCGGCGATGTTGGGCGAATTCTTGATGCCGTGCGTCAGTACTACCATGTCGACTCGAGAGTCGAGATAACCCTGGAGGCTAATCCCGGTACCGTCGACGAGGACTACCTCCGGAGGCTGCGGCAGGTGGGTGTAAATCGCCTAAGTCTGGGCGTTCAGAGCCTGGACGACGGCGAACTCATCTTTCTGGGGCGCCTGCATACAGCGGTTGACGCTAAGCGGACAGTCGAGAAAGCCCGAGCCGCCGGCTTCACTAATCTTAGCCTGGACTTCATCTATGGATTGCCTTCGCGTTGCCTCACCGATTGGGACTCGATGCTGGACGGCATCATCGCGCTGGGCGCCGACCATCTTTCGCTCTATGGTCTGACGCTCGAGCCCGGTACCAAACTCGGCGAGGCTGCCGCCCGCGGCGAGCTCCCGGCCGTCGATCCCGACAGGGCGGCTTCGGAGTACGAATTGGCCTCGGCAAGGCTTTCGGCGGCGGGGTATCAGAACTATGAAATCTCTAACTGGTCCAAAGTCGGCTTTGAGAGCCGCCATAACCTGGTCTACTGGCGGCGCGGGGAGTACCGTGGGCTGGGGGTCGCCGCCCACTCTCTCATCGATGAAAGACGTATCGCCAATACCGACAGCCTCGATGGCTATGTTGGCGCCCTGGCATCCGGCAACCTGCCGCCGCATGAAATCGAAATTATCGGCCAGGCGGGCGCCCTGTCGGAATCAGTTATTCTGGGCCTGCGCTTGGCCGATGGCATCTCGCTGGATGACATAGGGCGGCAATATAAGATAGACTTATATAGCCGATACGCCGCCGTGATCGGAGAGTTGTCGGGCTTTGGTCTGGTCGAGGTTTCCGGCGGCCGGCTGCAGTTGACGCCGAGAGGCAGGCTGCTGGGCAATGAAGTCTTCATCCGTTTCCTGCCGGATGAATAG
- the ftsA gene encoding cell division protein FtsA, translating to MKKRLSAIDVGTTKVCAIMADADEAGVRILGVGVVSSRGLQKGMVVNLNEARESIRKAVSMAEQTAGFKMASAIVNITGRHIHSANNRGVIAISRKDEVVKQADVNRALEVARNTAIPADRRLLHLLPLSYTVDGQEGVKSPVGMHGFKLEVETHMVTASATAVENLSKCIKGAGVEIDEMIFSPLACAEAVISADEMMDGIILADIGGGTTDIAVFKDGKPIHTSVLPVAGYQITHDISVGLGVSWELAEEIKLRYGSVMPVGDEGNDQMLSEGGHSFPQSQVSEIIRSRVEEMVRLALLEVPGEDYQNLLRGGMVLTGGSANLPGLAEMGQEVARLPVRIGAPPAMYGVSERLTDPAFTTSVGLIMWRAKSRTEIPVKPISGSSESGGGFFGLFKRK from the coding sequence TTGAAAAAACGACTTTCAGCAATTGATGTAGGCACCACCAAGGTGTGTGCCATTATGGCTGATGCTGATGAAGCCGGGGTCCGGATTCTCGGTGTCGGCGTGGTGTCATCGCGCGGTCTGCAAAAAGGCATGGTGGTCAATCTCAACGAAGCCAGAGAATCAATTCGCAAAGCGGTTAGCATGGCCGAGCAGACCGCCGGATTTAAAATGGCATCGGCAATCGTCAACATCACCGGTCGTCATATCCATTCGGCCAACAATCGGGGCGTGATCGCCATCTCGCGCAAAGACGAGGTTGTCAAGCAGGCGGATGTCAATCGGGCTCTGGAAGTTGCCCGGAACACCGCTATCCCTGCTGATCGCCGCTTGCTGCACCTGCTTCCTTTATCCTACACCGTTGACGGGCAGGAAGGTGTCAAGAGTCCGGTCGGTATGCACGGCTTCAAACTGGAAGTCGAGACCCACATGGTTACGGCTTCAGCCACCGCAGTGGAGAACCTGTCCAAGTGCATAAAAGGCGCGGGCGTCGAGATCGATGAGATGATCTTTTCCCCCCTGGCTTGCGCCGAAGCGGTCATCTCGGCCGATGAGATGATGGACGGTATTATTCTTGCCGATATCGGCGGCGGCACGACCGACATTGCGGTATTCAAAGACGGCAAACCCATCCACACGTCGGTTCTGCCTGTTGCCGGCTATCAGATTACGCACGATATTTCAGTCGGTCTCGGCGTCAGCTGGGAGCTGGCTGAGGAAATCAAACTACGTTACGGCAGTGTCATGCCGGTCGGTGATGAAGGCAATGACCAGATGTTGTCAGAGGGCGGCCATTCTTTCCCACAGTCCCAGGTCTCCGAGATTATTCGTTCTCGGGTGGAGGAAATGGTTCGTTTAGCCCTGCTGGAGGTTCCTGGTGAGGACTACCAGAACCTGCTGCGCGGCGGCATGGTACTCACCGGCGGTTCGGCCAATCTCCCCGGCTTGGCTGAGATGGGACAGGAAGTTGCTCGCCTGCCGGTTCGCATCGGCGCCCCGCCGGCCATGTACGGGGTCTCCGAACGCCTGACCGATCCAGCGTTCACTACCTCGGTAGGCCTGATCATGTGGCGAGCTAAAAGCCGCACCGAGATCCCGGTCAAACCAATTTCCGGCTCATCCGAGAGCGGCGGCGGATTCTTCGGCCTGTTTAAACGAAAATAA
- a CDS encoding DMT family transporter, whose product MSTGSGVDRRALIGIAITMLFWASSFAGIRAGLESFSPGALVLFRFLIGSATLAAWVVFRESIRLPRLSDMPLVLAGGLIGITVYHICLAYGEQTVTAASASFIIGAVPIFTGLLAVVTLNERLGLRQWLGIVTSFTGIGLIALGEGGHLELEKGALAILLAAVCTSVYFVIQKRLLRTYTPLEVTCYAFWVGTALMLFFLPQLAAELPEAALGPALAVVYLGIFPAAMAYVIWNYVFSRTTASVATSFMYLNPIAATIIAWIWLGETPSPLAGLGGLLALGGVILTARSIR is encoded by the coding sequence TTGAGTACCGGCAGCGGAGTTGACCGGCGCGCCCTTATAGGGATCGCTATTACCATGTTATTCTGGGCGTCCTCGTTTGCCGGCATCCGGGCTGGTTTGGAGAGCTTTTCACCGGGCGCGTTAGTGCTGTTCAGATTCCTCATCGGCTCTGCTACACTGGCTGCCTGGGTAGTGTTCAGAGAGAGCATCCGCCTGCCGCGGCTGTCCGACATGCCCCTTGTCCTGGCTGGCGGGCTTATTGGCATAACCGTTTACCATATCTGCCTGGCTTACGGCGAGCAGACCGTCACCGCCGCTTCGGCTTCTTTCATCATCGGGGCAGTGCCAATCTTCACTGGATTACTGGCGGTAGTGACTCTAAATGAGCGGCTCGGGCTGCGCCAGTGGCTGGGCATCGTCACCAGCTTCACCGGCATCGGCTTGATTGCTCTGGGAGAAGGCGGCCACCTTGAACTGGAAAAAGGCGCGCTGGCCATTCTCCTTGCCGCGGTATGCACCTCCGTATACTTCGTAATCCAGAAGCGGCTGTTACGGACTTATACCCCCCTGGAGGTGACCTGCTATGCCTTCTGGGTTGGAACGGCTCTGATGCTATTCTTCCTGCCGCAGTTAGCGGCCGAATTACCGGAGGCGGCGCTCGGCCCTGCACTGGCGGTGGTATATTTAGGCATCTTTCCCGCGGCCATGGCATACGTCATCTGGAATTACGTGTTCAGCCGCACCACGGCTTCGGTGGCAACCAGTTTCATGTATCTGAATCCAATTGCCGCAACCATAATCGCCTGGATATGGCTGGGTGAAACACCTTCACCTCTGGCGGGTTTGGGCGGATTGCTGGCACTCGGCGGCGTCATTCTGACCGCCAGAAGTATCCGTTAA
- a CDS encoding ABC transporter permease, whose protein sequence is MAEITVFHDAADLIPVKAKGWQVGFPNMFKRELERVWNPRAFSIQTLAWLVLLNFVLAMFIQMDPGPFTITIFMYVSGVLVPMGAAVIASGSIIGEKNSGTAAWVLSKPASRTGFVMAKFLAISSGFLTSAVVIQGIVAYAQLSLATKSFVPAGPFIGGMLLLSLAVLFYLSMTLMLGTMFESRMPVMGIPVALVMGQIFLSLPLSDLADWLPYLLPGNLLQLGATVTGGTDENGPWIVTVLISLVFTGLFLFLALQRIHQDEL, encoded by the coding sequence TTGGCTGAGATTACCGTTTTTCATGACGCCGCTGACTTGATTCCGGTCAAAGCCAAGGGCTGGCAGGTTGGTTTCCCGAATATGTTCAAACGCGAACTGGAACGGGTATGGAATCCCAGGGCATTCTCCATTCAGACTTTAGCCTGGCTGGTGCTGCTTAATTTCGTCCTGGCAATGTTCATTCAGATGGACCCGGGGCCGTTCACCATTACCATTTTCATGTATGTTTCCGGAGTACTCGTTCCCATGGGCGCCGCAGTGATCGCCTCTGGTTCAATCATCGGCGAGAAAAACTCCGGCACCGCGGCCTGGGTCCTGTCTAAACCAGCTTCCCGCACCGGATTCGTCATGGCTAAATTCCTGGCCATTTCCTCCGGATTTCTTACCTCTGCGGTGGTGATTCAAGGGATTGTCGCCTACGCGCAACTCTCACTGGCGACCAAATCTTTTGTGCCGGCTGGTCCATTTATCGGCGGCATGCTGCTTCTTTCGCTGGCGGTCCTGTTTTACCTGTCAATGACCTTGATGCTCGGCACGATGTTTGAGAGCCGCATGCCGGTGATGGGCATTCCGGTAGCTCTGGTCATGGGTCAAATATTCCTGTCCCTGCCGCTGTCCGATCTGGCCGACTGGTTGCCTTATTTATTGCCGGGAAACTTACTCCAACTCGGGGCCACGGTCACCGGCGGCACCGATGAAAACGGCCCGTGGATAGTCACAGTGCTGATCTCACTGGTCTTTACCGGCCTGTTTCTGTTCCTGGCTCTGCAGCGCATTCACCAGGACGAGTTATAA
- a CDS encoding DOMON domain-containing protein produces the protein MGGEVFVLGILALFTWLIPFFGLPIPIIGLVWGIIILRRRPAKKGLPIAGVVLSSIGLFLSVSYSVISIISSPDDLFSSNNPPGGGGPPASTGPVDWKADGKIEIGEYEGSLVVGANFQVYWKTDTQFIYMAISAPTTGWIGIGFIDSLRSGPMDMIAGYGGAGVAAGNVYDMWSNSHYPNWSVISDPDTGGQMSLLERAALEEIPAASDESESPPYTVLEFRRRFTTGDAFDLPLLSGPNLFVWAYGNNEDVRATPTYRGYGVLELP, from the coding sequence ATGGGCGGTGAAGTATTCGTTCTTGGCATTCTCGCATTGTTCACCTGGCTGATCCCATTTTTCGGTTTACCTATTCCCATTATCGGCCTTGTCTGGGGCATCATCATCCTCAGGCGGCGGCCAGCCAAGAAAGGCTTGCCCATTGCCGGAGTCGTCTTATCTTCGATAGGTCTTTTCCTGTCCGTCAGTTATTCGGTAATCAGCATAATTTCGTCTCCTGATGACCTTTTCTCCTCCAATAACCCCCCCGGTGGCGGCGGGCCGCCGGCGTCGACAGGGCCGGTTGACTGGAAGGCTGACGGTAAAATTGAGATTGGCGAATACGAAGGCAGCCTGGTCGTTGGCGCCAACTTCCAGGTGTACTGGAAAACTGACACTCAGTTTATTTATATGGCCATTAGCGCGCCGACCACTGGATGGATTGGGATCGGGTTCATCGACAGTTTAAGAAGCGGGCCGATGGATATGATCGCCGGATACGGCGGTGCCGGAGTTGCCGCGGGCAATGTCTATGATATGTGGTCAAATTCCCATTATCCCAACTGGTCGGTGATCAGCGACCCGGATACCGGAGGTCAGATGAGCCTGCTTGAGAGAGCGGCGCTGGAAGAGATCCCGGCTGCCAGCGACGAGAGTGAAAGCCCGCCCTATACCGTTCTTGAGTTCCGCCGCCGGTTCACCACAGGAGACGCTTTCGACCTGCCGCTGCTCTCCGGACCGAACCTGTTCGTTTGGGCTTACGGCAATAACGAAGATGTCCGGGCGACTCCTACTTACCGCGGTTATGGTGTATTGGAACTCCCTTAA